In the genome of Hyphobacterium sp. CCMP332, one region contains:
- a CDS encoding geranylgeranylglycerol-phosphate geranylgeranyltransferase, producing the protein MIFIEGFLRLIRVNNLIIIFFTQYFTAIFLIDSQFRNLRLSQDYSLFLVTLSTVLIAAAGYLINDYHDVKIDAINRPKSILVGKILQRREMLLVYSFLNASALVLGLLVSFKILAIHLFSIASLWFYSAYLKKVAFWGNFLVALLTAFTILIISVYYKSNYLTVGLYASLAFFVSLIREIVKDMEDVKGDAVYGSHTLPIIYGQRGAKRYIYVTAILFLAGLFVFDFYIDLWSFWIIGIILSAEILILLYFIYWADTKDKFHFCSNFCKAILLSGVISMIWVN; encoded by the coding sequence ATTATATTTATAGAAGGGTTTTTACGGCTCATACGGGTCAATAATCTGATTATTATTTTTTTTACTCAGTATTTCACGGCAATCTTTCTGATTGACTCACAATTTCGAAACCTGAGACTAAGTCAGGATTACTCATTGTTTCTGGTCACCTTGTCCACAGTGCTAATTGCAGCGGCCGGTTACCTGATCAATGATTATCACGATGTGAAAATTGACGCTATCAACAGGCCCAAAAGCATTCTCGTGGGTAAAATCCTCCAGAGAAGAGAAATGCTTTTGGTGTATTCTTTTTTAAATGCTTCGGCACTGGTTTTAGGGTTACTTGTATCATTTAAAATTCTCGCCATTCATTTATTTTCAATAGCATCACTTTGGTTTTATTCCGCCTACCTAAAAAAAGTAGCTTTTTGGGGTAATTTTTTAGTTGCATTGCTCACAGCATTTACAATTCTTATAATCTCGGTGTATTATAAAAGCAATTATTTAACCGTGGGGCTTTATGCGAGCCTTGCATTTTTTGTTTCTCTAATCAGAGAAATTGTCAAAGATATGGAAGATGTTAAAGGCGATGCTGTTTATGGCAGCCATACCCTGCCAATAATTTACGGACAAAGGGGAGCTAAAAGATATATTTATGTTACAGCCATTTTATTTTTGGCTGGTCTGTTTGTTTTTGATTTTTATATCGATCTGTGGAGCTTTTGGATTATTGGAATTATTCTCAGCGCCGAAATACTAATTTTATTATACTTTATATATTGGGCTGATACAAAAGATAAATTTCATTTTTGCAGTAACTTCTGCAAGGCGATATTACTCTCTGGAGTAATCAGCATGATTTGGGTAAATTAA
- a CDS encoding undecaprenyl/decaprenyl-phosphate alpha-N-acetylglucosaminyl 1-phosphate transferase, protein MYDYILPFLWSFLLAVFAIPSIIFVAHIKNLLDEPNKRTVHMSLTPRLGGLAIFAAFMSSLTIFGTLDFGIQQLLAGCIILFFIGLKDDLVSVSAFKKFFVQILAAGIIIFIGDIRITSFQGVFGIFEIDDKLSYLFTFLVIMGISNSINLIDGMDGLAGSILLIITLSFGLYLHYYGGEYYSAYAMVAVCLVGGILGFLRFNFKNALIFMGDTGSLVSGLIVAVLAIKFIEMNKIPAGPSVAVSILVVPIFDTLRVFTIRVINGVSPFSPDKNHLHHQLLKIGLKQGETLFILIFFNILVILISIYFSNAGNSTMITILASLFIITNLIIELLVKNKVKKSHA, encoded by the coding sequence ATTTACGATTATATTCTCCCATTCCTTTGGTCTTTCCTATTGGCGGTATTCGCTATTCCTTCAATCATTTTTGTGGCTCATATAAAAAACCTTCTGGACGAGCCCAACAAAAGAACCGTTCACATGTCCCTAACGCCCAGGTTGGGAGGTCTTGCAATTTTTGCAGCATTTATGTCTTCTCTTACAATTTTCGGGACACTTGATTTCGGCATTCAGCAATTGCTTGCGGGCTGTATAATATTATTTTTTATCGGTTTGAAAGACGACCTGGTTTCGGTATCCGCTTTCAAAAAGTTTTTTGTTCAAATTCTTGCGGCCGGAATTATCATATTTATCGGTGATATAAGAATTACAAGTTTTCAAGGTGTATTCGGAATTTTTGAAATTGATGACAAACTGAGTTATCTCTTTACATTTTTGGTGATTATGGGAATTTCGAACTCTATCAATCTAATAGATGGAATGGATGGTCTGGCGGGAAGTATTTTATTAATAATCACGCTCTCTTTTGGTCTTTACCTGCATTATTACGGAGGAGAATATTATTCTGCATACGCCATGGTTGCAGTTTGTCTGGTAGGTGGAATTTTGGGATTTCTTCGTTTTAACTTTAAAAATGCATTAATATTTATGGGAGACACGGGTTCACTGGTCAGTGGTTTGATTGTTGCTGTTTTGGCTATAAAATTTATTGAAATGAATAAGATTCCGGCGGGACCCTCTGTTGCTGTATCAATTTTAGTTGTGCCAATATTTGATACACTTCGTGTTTTTACTATAAGAGTCATAAATGGTGTTTCTCCATTTTCACCGGATAAAAATCACTTGCATCATCAATTGCTAAAAATTGGGTTAAAACAAGGCGAAACGCTATTCATATTAATCTTTTTTAATATTCTGGTAATTCTGATTTCAATTTATTTTTCAAATGCAGGCAACTCTACTATGATTACAATTCTGGCCAGCCTCTTTATTATTACCAATTTAATTATTGAGCTATTAGTGAAAAATAAGGTCAAGAAATCACATGCTTAG
- a CDS encoding TonB-dependent receptor, translated as MRKILILFFVIFFTQMSFAQKGIIRGSIIEDSNGEPMFGVTVVIKGTTNGSITDFDGQFEIKAEPGTYDIQASFISFAPITIAGVNVKADEITLLNNVRMEEDVKTLDEVIVTGEVLRNSEEAILTVKKRSASVIDGISAAKFRKIGDSDAASAIKRVTGVSVQDGKYVYVRGLGDRYTKTMLNNVDIPGLDPDRNTLQMDIFPTNLIDNMIISKSFVADLPADFTGGLVNIETKDFPEKKTMTLSLGIGYTPQMHFNPNYLSYEGGSLDFLGIDDGTRDFPSGETPTFPDPALGDYTKQFNSTLAAQQQSSFMNYNIGISFGNQIGINEKKESSKGNKLGYIFSLAYKSETNFYDNMFYGDYQRPSDPTETELNYATTLDGSLGNQNILIGGITGLAYKTRLSKYRLTVMHLQNGEKRAGQFNIDDNGSAVGKSGYTGFSHNLEFNQRGLTDIMLNGTHYNSNGRWEIDWRLSPTISTLSDPDIRRAAFSYTDPNGNYFFNAGEGGFPSRIWRNLSEINAVAKVDLARTYEFGGKDAKFLFGVSNTYKNRDYEINQFDYVFQGANDRFYEEINNNPDNILTDEYIYPSESNTNIYIVSGNNTPNPNQYNSNANNFAAYVSNEFNVIPRLKTVLGLRGEYFVQRHTGRDVLAAQGNPSGRSLDNEKVLDAFDLFPTANFIYALTPDQNLRVSYSRTIARPSFKELSFAQILDPINGRTFNGGLFPIQNANDNWDGNLTETRINNFDLRWELFLEKGQIFSISGFYKQFDNPIEMIRLPAQQTGSDFQPRNVGDAVVYGAELEIRKSFDFISERLSKINFSSNLTYAISEVDMTDVEFNARKSYEKDGENIESKRPMAGQAPYIINSGLSYSDIEKSFDAGFYYNIQGPTLIFVGTGLIPDVYAVPFHSLNFSANKAFGPENRINLDFKVSNILNDVREEVFSSYEAEDQFFTRFSPYTTFSLGLKYDFF; from the coding sequence ATGAGGAAAATTCTTATTTTATTTTTTGTAATATTTTTTACTCAAATGTCCTTTGCCCAAAAAGGCATAATCCGTGGTTCAATAATTGAAGACTCCAACGGCGAACCGATGTTCGGTGTCACCGTAGTCATTAAAGGAACGACCAACGGTTCTATTACTGATTTTGATGGTCAATTTGAAATCAAAGCAGAACCGGGTACTTACGATATTCAGGCATCTTTTATTTCATTCGCTCCAATTACTATCGCAGGAGTTAATGTTAAGGCTGATGAAATTACATTGTTAAATAATGTAAGAATGGAAGAAGATGTTAAAACGCTGGATGAAGTGATTGTTACCGGTGAGGTTTTAAGAAACTCTGAAGAGGCAATTTTAACAGTCAAAAAAAGATCGGCCAGCGTAATCGATGGAATTTCAGCTGCTAAGTTTAGAAAAATTGGAGATTCTGATGCCGCCAGTGCTATTAAAAGAGTAACCGGCGTTTCCGTTCAAGACGGGAAATATGTTTATGTGCGTGGTTTAGGGGACAGGTACACAAAAACAATGTTAAATAATGTGGATATCCCAGGTTTGGATCCGGATAGAAATACACTACAGATGGATATTTTCCCAACCAACCTTATCGATAATATGATCATTTCTAAATCATTTGTTGCAGATCTTCCGGCAGATTTTACAGGTGGTTTGGTCAATATTGAAACCAAGGATTTTCCTGAAAAGAAAACGATGACACTTTCCCTAGGCATAGGTTATACACCTCAAATGCATTTCAATCCAAATTATTTAAGTTACGAAGGTGGCTCACTTGATTTTCTTGGAATTGATGATGGAACAAGAGATTTTCCTTCCGGGGAAACACCAACATTTCCTGATCCTGCCCTTGGAGATTACACAAAACAATTTAATTCAACGCTTGCGGCGCAACAACAATCCAGTTTTATGAATTATAATATTGGAATATCTTTTGGGAATCAGATTGGAATTAATGAAAAGAAAGAATCCTCAAAAGGAAATAAGCTGGGTTATATTTTCTCATTGGCCTATAAATCGGAGACCAATTTTTACGATAATATGTTTTATGGCGATTATCAAAGACCTTCTGATCCTACGGAAACAGAATTAAATTACGCCACCACATTGGATGGTTCACTGGGCAACCAAAATATTCTCATTGGTGGAATTACGGGATTAGCTTATAAAACCAGATTATCCAAATACAGATTAACCGTTATGCACTTGCAAAATGGGGAAAAAAGGGCAGGCCAGTTCAATATTGATGATAATGGTTCGGCCGTTGGAAAATCTGGCTACACCGGATTCTCTCATAATCTTGAATTCAATCAGAGAGGATTAACTGATATCATGCTAAATGGTACACATTACAATTCAAATGGACGTTGGGAAATTGATTGGAGACTTTCTCCAACCATTTCAACTTTAAGCGATCCTGATATCCGAAGAGCAGCATTTTCTTATACTGATCCAAATGGAAATTATTTCTTCAATGCCGGAGAAGGGGGTTTCCCTTCAAGGATATGGAGAAATCTGAGTGAGATTAATGCGGTAGCAAAAGTAGACCTGGCAAGAACTTATGAGTTTGGTGGGAAAGACGCCAAATTCTTATTCGGTGTAAGCAATACTTATAAAAATAGAGATTATGAAATTAATCAATTCGACTATGTTTTTCAGGGTGCCAACGACAGATTCTATGAAGAAATAAATAACAATCCAGATAATATTTTAACTGATGAATATATTTATCCTTCTGAATCAAATACAAATATTTACATCGTTTCCGGAAATAATACACCAAATCCAAATCAATACAATTCAAATGCGAACAATTTCGCCGCTTATGTTTCAAATGAATTTAATGTAATTCCAAGATTAAAAACTGTATTGGGATTAAGAGGTGAATATTTTGTCCAAAGACATACAGGAAGAGACGTACTTGCAGCTCAGGGTAATCCTTCTGGTAGATCATTAGACAACGAAAAGGTATTGGATGCTTTTGATTTGTTTCCAACGGCAAACTTTATTTATGCTTTAACTCCCGATCAAAACCTGAGAGTTTCATATTCGAGAACAATAGCAAGACCTTCATTTAAAGAATTGTCTTTTGCTCAAATTCTCGATCCTATTAATGGAAGAACTTTTAACGGAGGCTTATTTCCAATTCAAAATGCCAATGATAACTGGGATGGTAATTTGACAGAAACCAGGATCAATAATTTTGATTTAAGATGGGAGCTGTTCCTTGAGAAAGGCCAAATATTTTCAATTAGTGGATTTTACAAACAATTTGATAATCCTATAGAAATGATCCGATTACCGGCACAGCAAACCGGATCCGATTTTCAACCGAGAAATGTAGGTGATGCGGTTGTCTATGGTGCAGAACTTGAAATCAGAAAATCTTTTGATTTTATTTCAGAAAGATTGAGCAAGATTAATTTCAGTTCGAATTTGACTTATGCCATTTCAGAGGTGGACATGACAGATGTTGAGTTTAACGCAAGAAAATCTTACGAGAAAGATGGAGAAAATATTGAGAGCAAAAGACCAATGGCAGGGCAGGCACCTTACATTATTAATTCCGGTTTGTCCTATTCAGATATAGAGAAAAGTTTTGATGCAGGATTTTATTATAATATTCAGGGCCCAACCTTAATCTTTGTTGGTACCGGTTTGATCCCGGATGTTTACGCCGTTCCTTTTCACAGTCTGAATTTTTCAGCAAATAAGGCATTTGGACCTGAAAATAGAATCAATTTAGATTTTAAAGTTTCAAATATTCTGAACGATGTGCGGGAGGAAGTATTTAGTTCCTATGAAGCGGAAGATCAATTCTTCACAAGATTCAGTCCATATACCACATTTAGTCTTGGATTGAAATACGACTTTTTCTAA
- a CDS encoding DUF2807 domain-containing protein, with translation MKQYTLLLIIVLMLLNFQMSLAQKIKGSGNIIKVEREIEAFTGLRTRSFVDVELVQGPFKLEIEAEDNIVEYVETRVVKENLIIEMDEDVKIKTEKPVKIYLQLPDLKFAEVSDVSKLSTKSVIKIEELKIEATGASKSNFILDVKTLRISLSGSSSLRATGYAVRQKIKMEEASKYEASQLKSEDIDIAASSASKAEILAFNSIFGDLSEASQCVYYGEPKKVDVSTSDAASISQLK, from the coding sequence ATGAAACAGTACACACTTTTATTAATCATTGTATTAATGCTTTTAAACTTCCAAATGAGTTTAGCTCAAAAAATCAAAGGAAGCGGTAACATAATCAAAGTAGAAAGGGAAATTGAGGCCTTTACCGGTTTAAGAACAAGAAGTTTTGTAGATGTGGAACTGGTACAGGGTCCTTTTAAACTTGAAATAGAAGCAGAAGATAATATCGTCGAATACGTAGAGACGCGTGTGGTAAAGGAAAATCTTATCATAGAAATGGATGAAGATGTAAAAATAAAAACTGAAAAGCCCGTTAAAATTTATCTTCAACTTCCGGATCTGAAATTTGCTGAAGTAAGCGATGTCAGTAAATTGAGTACAAAGTCTGTCATTAAAATTGAAGAATTGAAAATTGAAGCAACCGGCGCCTCAAAATCTAATTTTATTTTAGATGTAAAAACATTGAGGATCAGCTTGTCGGGATCAAGTAGTCTGAGAGCCACCGGTTATGCGGTAAGGCAAAAAATTAAAATGGAAGAAGCCAGCAAATACGAAGCCAGTCAATTGAAATCTGAGGATATTGATATAGCTGCAAGCAGTGCAAGTAAAGCTGAAATTCTGGCTTTCAATAGCATATTTGGAGATTTAAGTGAGGCTTCTCAATGTGTTTATTACGGTGAGCCAAAAAAAGTAGATGTTTCAACCAGCGACGCCGCCAGCATATCACAATTGAAATAA
- a CDS encoding uroporphyrinogen-III synthase: MNNTDTSLIDERKKKVSSILVSQPQPKQENSPYHKLAEKYKLKIDFRPFIEVQGVPFKEFRKEKIDLLSHTAVIFTSRNAIDHFFRVCKEAKVEMPPDMKYFCISEQTAYYLQKYIVLRKRKLFTGQKTVNDLLEIIKKHPEEKYLFPCSSIRKDDIPDFLKENNIFFKEAIIYETVASDLSDLADIKYDIIAFFSPSGINSLFINFPDFKQNNTRIAAFGPTTAKAVEEAELILDIQAPLPQAPSMTGAIEQYIKEANGLK; the protein is encoded by the coding sequence ATGAACAACACTGATACTAGCCTAATAGACGAGAGAAAGAAAAAAGTATCTTCTATTTTGGTATCACAACCCCAACCAAAGCAGGAAAACTCTCCTTACCATAAATTGGCCGAGAAGTATAAATTGAAAATAGATTTCAGGCCGTTTATAGAAGTGCAGGGTGTTCCGTTTAAGGAATTCCGAAAAGAGAAAATCGATCTTCTCAGCCATACTGCTGTCATTTTTACAAGTAGAAATGCTATCGATCATTTTTTTAGAGTATGTAAGGAAGCCAAGGTGGAAATGCCACCCGATATGAAATATTTCTGTATTTCAGAACAGACGGCTTATTATCTACAGAAATACATAGTACTGAGAAAAAGGAAATTATTTACAGGCCAAAAGACTGTAAATGACCTTCTGGAAATTATAAAAAAGCATCCTGAAGAGAAATACCTGTTTCCTTGTTCAAGCATCAGGAAAGATGACATACCTGATTTTTTAAAGGAGAATAATATATTCTTTAAAGAAGCAATTATATACGAAACGGTGGCAAGTGATTTGTCTGATCTTGCCGATATAAAATATGACATTATTGCATTTTTCAGTCCATCAGGAATCAATTCCTTGTTCATAAATTTTCCGGACTTTAAACAAAATAATACAAGAATAGCAGCTTTTGGACCAACAACGGCAAAGGCTGTGGAAGAAGCCGAATTAATTTTAGATATTCAGGCACCACTTCCGCAGGCTCCATCAATGACCGGAGCAATTGAACAATATATAAAAGAGGCCAATGGTCTTAAATGA
- a CDS encoding type IX secretion system membrane protein PorP/SprF, whose translation MKRVLLLLVTIVTFYLPELYAQQDPLFSHYMFNNLYNNPGYSGMEGQTDFLLIARNQWLGYSSSFENNGNPVSGVFSFNTPIFKISSGIGATFMYESIGVSRNGNFLLNYSYHYPIANGRLGLGIRPGIFYQALDFTKLNPVDPNDPNLLGGNETQIKPDLGLGLWYQAENYYVGVAADHMIASEFDFNTTDTDTSQGLRNQLVPHYTFTAGYVFEVTYELKVTPSVIYKTAEFNQGYFQLGAIATYNDRIWGGLTYRQGGDLTALIGMGFLEDNVLKAGIAIDYGLQGDRNDALSPLSTEVLISYTLPVAAPGAKPVIRTPRFRH comes from the coding sequence ATGAAGAGAGTTTTACTGCTACTGGTTACGATTGTAACATTCTACCTTCCAGAGCTTTACGCACAACAAGACCCACTGTTTAGTCATTACATGTTTAACAACCTGTACAATAACCCCGGTTATTCTGGTATGGAAGGACAAACTGATTTTTTACTAATAGCCAGAAACCAGTGGTTAGGTTACAGTAGTAGTTTTGAAAATAATGGAAATCCCGTTAGTGGAGTTTTTTCTTTTAATACGCCAATTTTTAAAATCTCTTCAGGTATTGGAGCTACCTTTATGTATGAAAGTATTGGAGTTTCAAGAAATGGTAATTTTTTATTGAATTACAGTTATCATTATCCAATTGCCAATGGGAGACTGGGCCTCGGTATCAGACCGGGAATTTTTTATCAGGCTTTGGATTTCACAAAATTAAATCCGGTGGATCCTAATGATCCCAACCTTTTGGGGGGAAATGAAACTCAGATTAAACCCGACCTCGGATTAGGTCTTTGGTACCAGGCAGAAAACTATTATGTAGGAGTAGCAGCAGATCACATGATTGCCTCAGAATTTGATTTTAATACAACGGATACAGATACTTCCCAGGGGCTTAGAAATCAATTGGTTCCACATTATACATTTACTGCAGGCTACGTTTTTGAAGTAACCTACGAACTAAAAGTGACTCCTTCCGTAATATACAAAACGGCAGAATTTAATCAGGGCTATTTTCAGCTGGGAGCAATAGCGACTTACAATGACAGAATTTGGGGTGGCTTAACTTACAGACAAGGTGGCGACCTGACTGCTTTAATTGGAATGGGATTTCTCGAAGACAATGTTTTAAAAGCTGGGATAGCAATAGATTATGGTTTACAGGGTGACAGAAATGATGCACTTAGTCCATTGTCTACAGAGGTATTGATTTCGTATACATTACCGGTTGCAGCACCTGGTGCGAAACCTGTGATACGAACTCCTCGTTTCAGGCATTAA
- the hemW gene encoding radical SAM family heme chaperone HemW, which produces MAGIYIHIPFCRKACHYCDFHFSTSLKNVDEVFQAIIKELSYESRFFDNNKIETLYFGGGTPSVFSPEQLESIIKSTENFFNFDRTTAKEITLEANPDDLSLSYLKSLKEIGIQRLSIGVQSFDDEILNFLNRGHNSQEAIKSIENAIKCGFNKLNVDIIYGIPGRKPGAIKNELEVLDNKEIQHLSMYALTIEEKTVFGNWKKKGRLKEKDEDEVVSEYREMKNLLGDWEFEQYEISNFARDGSYAIHNTNYWLGKKYLGIGPSAHSFNGESRRINPSNNALYIKGVKSGTLNRNTELLSPSNIFNEMLMTGLRTKWGVDKFKIQNSELFPSIKVVLSTYINKGLIIEKPDSYILSENGKLLADEIASDLFVI; this is translated from the coding sequence ATGGCCGGAATATATATCCATATTCCATTTTGCCGAAAGGCTTGTCATTATTGTGACTTCCATTTTTCTACCTCTCTTAAAAATGTGGATGAAGTTTTTCAGGCTATTATTAAAGAACTTAGCTATGAAAGCAGATTTTTTGACAATAATAAAATTGAAACGCTCTATTTTGGTGGAGGTACTCCATCGGTATTCAGTCCGGAACAATTAGAATCTATAATAAAAAGTACCGAAAATTTTTTCAATTTTGATCGTACTACTGCCAAAGAAATCACACTGGAAGCCAACCCCGATGATTTAAGCCTCAGTTATTTAAAAAGTCTTAAGGAAATAGGAATACAACGTTTAAGTATTGGTGTGCAATCTTTTGACGATGAGATACTCAATTTTTTAAACCGTGGTCACAATAGTCAGGAAGCTATAAAATCCATCGAAAACGCGATTAAATGTGGATTTAATAAGTTAAATGTGGATATTATTTATGGCATTCCAGGGAGAAAACCCGGTGCTATTAAAAATGAACTTGAAGTATTAGATAACAAAGAAATCCAGCATCTTTCAATGTATGCCCTCACTATTGAAGAAAAAACTGTTTTTGGAAACTGGAAAAAAAAGGGACGCTTGAAAGAAAAAGATGAAGATGAGGTCGTTTCGGAGTATCGGGAAATGAAAAATTTATTGGGCGATTGGGAATTTGAACAATACGAGATTTCTAATTTTGCCAGAGATGGTTCTTATGCAATTCACAATACAAATTATTGGCTGGGAAAAAAGTATTTGGGCATTGGGCCATCTGCACATTCTTTTAACGGCGAAAGTCGCAGAATTAACCCCTCAAATAATGCGCTCTATATAAAAGGAGTAAAATCAGGTACTTTAAATAGAAATACTGAGCTATTGAGTCCTTCGAATATATTTAATGAAATGTTGATGACAGGACTCAGAACTAAGTGGGGAGTGGATAAATTCAAAATTCAAAATTCAGAATTATTTCCGTCTATAAAAGTTGTCCTCAGCACCTACATTAACAAAGGGTTGATCATCGAAAAACCTGATTCTTATATTTTAAGCGAAAATGGGAAGTTATTGGCTGATGAAATTGCCTCAGATCTTTTTGTAATCTGA
- a CDS encoding response regulator transcription factor, which produces MKTIIIDDERLARQELKNMLIPFDEIEVIGEAANADEAIEMIQQSNPDLIFLDVQMPGKDGFEMLQELNSVPTVVFVTAYDEYALKAFEVNAMDYLVKPVQPERLKESIRKLLEEFDKKSRTKTGKIARNNLTGEDQVFVKDGDKCWFVKLSDIRMFESDGNYVKVYFHNFRPLIHKSLNALEEKLDGNEFFRASRKYIINLKWVENIESWFNGGLMVHLKGGDKLEISRRQAVKFKEMMSL; this is translated from the coding sequence ATGAAAACAATAATAATTGACGATGAAAGACTTGCACGTCAGGAATTAAAAAATATGCTGATTCCTTTTGATGAAATTGAAGTGATTGGCGAAGCGGCCAATGCAGATGAGGCCATAGAAATGATTCAGCAAAGCAATCCTGATCTTATTTTTTTGGATGTTCAAATGCCCGGAAAAGACGGTTTTGAAATGCTTCAGGAATTAAATTCTGTTCCAACCGTCGTTTTTGTTACGGCTTATGACGAATATGCATTGAAGGCTTTTGAAGTCAACGCCATGGATTATTTGGTCAAACCGGTCCAGCCTGAAAGATTAAAGGAATCGATTCGAAAATTACTTGAGGAATTTGATAAGAAATCCAGAACTAAGACGGGAAAAATAGCCAGAAATAATTTGACCGGAGAAGATCAGGTGTTCGTAAAAGATGGAGATAAATGTTGGTTTGTAAAATTATCTGATATAAGGATGTTTGAATCCGACGGAAATTATGTGAAAGTATATTTCCATAATTTCCGACCCTTGATTCACAAATCATTAAATGCCCTGGAAGAAAAACTCGATGGCAACGAATTTTTTCGCGCAAGTAGAAAATACATTATCAATTTGAAATGGGTTGAAAATATAGAGAGTTGGTTTAATGGCGGCTTGATGGTGCATTTGAAAGGCGGCGATAAACTGGAAATTTCCAGAAGACAGGCAGTGAAGTTTAAAGAGATGATGAGTCTTTAA
- the purN gene encoding phosphoribosylglycinamide formyltransferase codes for MINIAIFASGSGTNAENIIKYFKTNEKINIALVLSNKKDATVLERAQKHSVPNIFLSKEDFKDPNKLLSILDKSKIDFIVLAGFLLLIPEFLINRFPNKIINIHPALLPKFGGKGMYGSNVHKAVLEQNEKESGISIHYVNENYDEGKLIFQSRFPIDKNTGLSELEEKIHAEEYKHYPAVIEKTINLIFG; via the coding sequence TTGATCAACATTGCCATTTTCGCATCGGGTTCAGGCACAAACGCCGAAAACATCATTAAGTATTTTAAGACCAATGAAAAGATCAACATCGCATTGGTTCTTAGCAATAAGAAAGATGCAACTGTTTTGGAAAGAGCGCAAAAGCATTCGGTTCCAAACATCTTTTTATCGAAAGAAGATTTTAAAGACCCCAATAAACTTTTGAGTATCCTCGATAAAAGTAAAATCGATTTTATCGTTCTGGCAGGTTTTCTATTGCTTATTCCTGAATTTCTGATAAATAGATTCCCCAATAAAATCATCAACATTCACCCCGCACTTTTGCCAAAATTCGGGGGTAAAGGCATGTACGGATCCAATGTACACAAGGCCGTTTTGGAACAAAATGAAAAAGAAAGCGGTATAAGTATTCACTATGTGAATGAGAACTACGATGAAGGTAAACTGATTTTTCAATCGCGTTTCCCCATAGATAAAAATACTGGTCTTTCAGAATTGGAAGAAAAAATTCATGCTGAAGAATACAAACATTATCCGGCTGTTATTGAAAAAACAATAAATTTGATTTTTGGCTAA
- a CDS encoding histidine kinase: MNYLIEASFFISLFILNTHLLRHFIIRYDWFSLKFNKLIIRVIAISIIMGLVFFPQSVVNAVGWQTITWAESFERANIFYQISIFSMLFLLWLLIYFLFHYISNYQRSLKMAALMNEAELKNLKSQLNPHFLFNALNSVRALVDENPQKAKKSITALSNLLRLSLLAGKKKVVPLSEELETVKDYLSLEQIRFEERLETHIHCPAESLNYKVPPLMLQTLVENAIKHGISNLKDGGLIDIRSFVKENKLHLEIRNTGQYVNGKSNKSGGLGLKLSRKRLQLLFNENASLVVANENSNTVLTEIIIPEYKGDENNNN, translated from the coding sequence CTGAATTATCTCATTGAAGCCAGCTTTTTTATAAGCCTTTTCATTTTAAATACGCATTTACTAAGACATTTCATCATTCGATACGACTGGTTCAGTTTAAAATTCAATAAACTGATTATCAGAGTAATAGCTATATCAATAATAATGGGATTAGTATTTTTCCCTCAAAGTGTTGTCAATGCCGTGGGATGGCAAACCATCACATGGGCCGAATCATTTGAAAGAGCCAATATTTTTTATCAAATCAGCATTTTTTCAATGTTGTTTTTGCTCTGGCTCCTCATTTATTTTTTATTCCATTACATTTCCAATTACCAGAGGAGTTTAAAAATGGCGGCCTTAATGAATGAAGCCGAGCTTAAAAATCTCAAATCTCAGCTTAACCCGCATTTTTTATTTAATGCATTAAACAGCGTAAGAGCACTGGTTGATGAAAACCCTCAAAAAGCTAAAAAGTCAATTACAGCCTTATCAAATTTATTGCGTTTATCATTGCTTGCCGGCAAAAAGAAAGTAGTGCCTTTGTCAGAAGAGCTGGAAACAGTAAAAGATTATTTGTCTTTAGAACAGATAAGATTTGAAGAAAGGCTTGAAACACATATTCATTGCCCTGCGGAAAGCCTGAACTACAAAGTACCACCATTGATGCTTCAAACCCTGGTGGAAAATGCCATCAAACACGGAATTTCTAATTTAAAGGATGGGGGATTAATCGATATCCGCTCATTTGTTAAGGAAAACAAATTGCATCTTGAAATCAGAAATACAGGACAATATGTAAACGGAAAATCAAACAAATCGGGTGGGCTGGGGCTCAAATTATCAAGAAAAAGACTCCAATTACTTTTTAATGAGAATGCCTCATTAGTGGTGGCAAATGAAAATAGCAATACAGTATTAACAGAAATTATAATCCCAGAATATAAAGGCGATGAAAACAATAATAATTGA